The nucleotide sequence GGGCCGCGACCGCTCACCGCGAGCGCGGAGCCGGGCCGTCCCACCCGGCTCGGCCGTTCCGGGCCCAGCTCCTCCAGGAGGTCCCAGCGGATCAGCTCGTCCACGAGGGACGACACGGCAGCACGAGTGAGACCGATGCGCGAGGCGACCGAGGCGCGCGACAGAGGGCCGTCCGAGCTGACGGTGTGCATGACCCGAGCCAGGTTGCGACGACGCATGCCCTGCTGGGTGTCCGGCAGGGGGCGTCCGGTGCCCGTCGGTCGGGTGTCGTGCGGCGGTGCGGTCATGCCTCCGTCGATCCTCGGTGTCCGTGGCCAGGTGCGCGGCTCGCGGACCGGTCGGTCGTACTCGCCGGGCTACGCGTCTCGCCCTTTCCGGCAGTGCCTCAGTATGCGGAGCACGCGCTCAGGGGGGTGTCCGTGCCTCGTTCCAGAAGCGCGGACGCGTCGGAGAGTACCCCGGCGATGCGGGCCAGGGCTTCTTCGTCCCGCTCCACGGCGTCCACCACCTGTCCCTTCGTCGTGTTCCAGCGGCGCGCGACGGCCGCAGGGTCCTCGCCGGTCAGCAGACCCGCCGCCTGGGCGGCAGCGCCGAGTGCGACCAGTTCCTTCGCTTCGGGGATCTGTACCGGCCGTCCGGACAGCCGTCGTACCGTCTGCTGCCAGGCCGTGCCGCGGGCGCCGCCGCCGATCAGCAGCAACGGAGCGGTGCGGTCGGCGTCCTGGTCGAGGACCAGGTCGAGCGCGCCGAGCAGCGAGTGCACCGCGCCGTCGTAGGCGGCCTGGAGCACCTGACCTGCGGTCGTGTCATGGCGCAGACCGTGCAGCAGACCGGAGGCGTGCGGCAGGTTCGGGGTGCGCTCACCGTCCAGATACGGCAGCAGGGTGACCGAGGTGCCGGGCTCCACGGCCTCACGGTCCAGCCCCAGAAGGGCCGCGACCCGGTCCACGGCGAGGGTGCAGTTCAAGGTGCAGGCCAGCGGCAGCCAGTCGCCGTGCGCGTCGGCGAAACCCGCCACCGTGCCGGTCGGGTCGGCGGGGCGGCGCTTGGAGACCGCGTACACCGTGCCCGACGTGCCGAGGCTGAGCACCGGGGTGCCCGGGCGCAGGCCCAGCCCCAGCGCGGCGGCCGCGTTGTCCCCGGTGCCGGGCGCCACCAGAGTGCCCTTGGAGAAGGGCAGGTCATGACTGTCGCGCACGGTGCCGGCCACCTCGCCCGGCCGCACCACCCGAGGCAGCAGCGTCGGGTCGAGTCCCACATGCGCGAGAGTTTCCTCGTCGTACGACTCGGTCGCGGACGCCCACCAGCCGGTACCGGAGACATCGCCACGGTCGGTCGTGCCCAGGCCGGTGAGACGTTCGGTGAGGTAGTCGTGGGGGAGACGCACGGACTTGGTCGCACGGACCGCGTCCGGCTCGTGCTCCGCGAGCCACGCCCACTTCGTCACAGTGAACGACGCGCCCGGCACGCTGCCCGTGCGCTCCGCCCACGCGTCCGGGCCGCCCAGCTCCTCCACGAGACTGCGGGCCTGGGGCGCCGAGCGGACGTCGTTCCACAGCAGCGCGGGGCGGACCGGTTCGCCCCGCGCGTCGAGCGTGACCAGACCGTGCTGCTGGCCGCCGATCGAGATCGCCGCCGCCTCGTGCGCCGCCTCGCCGCACTGCTGCAGAGCCTCGCACAGCGCGTCCCACCACTGACGCGGATCGCTCTCCCGCCCGGCGCCCGACGTCACCGTGTGCGCGGCCTGGCCACTCGCCACCACACGCCCGGTGTAGACGTCGACGACCAGTGCCTTCGTGGACTGGGTGGACGTGTCCA is from Streptomyces seoulensis and encodes:
- the xylB gene encoding xylulokinase produces the protein MSAAEGPLVVGVDTSTQSTKALVVDVYTGRVVASGQAAHTVTSGAGRESDPRQWWDALCEALQQCGEAAHEAAAISIGGQQHGLVTLDARGEPVRPALLWNDVRSAPQARSLVEELGGPDAWAERTGSVPGASFTVTKWAWLAEHEPDAVRATKSVRLPHDYLTERLTGLGTTDRGDVSGTGWWASATESYDEETLAHVGLDPTLLPRVVRPGEVAGTVRDSHDLPFSKGTLVAPGTGDNAAAALGLGLRPGTPVLSLGTSGTVYAVSKRRPADPTGTVAGFADAHGDWLPLACTLNCTLAVDRVAALLGLDREAVEPGTSVTLLPYLDGERTPNLPHASGLLHGLRHDTTAGQVLQAAYDGAVHSLLGALDLVLDQDADRTAPLLLIGGGARGTAWQQTVRRLSGRPVQIPEAKELVALGAAAQAAGLLTGEDPAAVARRWNTTKGQVVDAVERDEEALARIAGVLSDASALLERGTDTPLSACSAY